Proteins found in one Bacteroidales bacterium genomic segment:
- a CDS encoding PorT family protein produces MKKTILLLIVISSTVCVHAQRKFGIKAGYNLSGIYNISGSVVGDAPAPDWGMKSGFQGGILGDFRLNRSFYLQPSLMFSMQGFKDEYESNGSAKRLFSLYYLQVPINLQYKLDLGEPKLIFQAGPYAGLGLFSRQRYFKKDVLQKIDDKYKKLETTSNKKNDDSRPSFDFGVGVGVGVQLLRFQLMAGYNFGFTEISFDKDVYSRKYDIKMKNHGLFITLTCLFGKDDVLLIND; encoded by the coding sequence ATGAAAAAAACAATACTCTTATTGATAGTGATATCATCAACGGTATGCGTACATGCCCAAAGGAAATTCGGGATAAAGGCAGGATATAACCTTTCAGGTATTTACAACATTTCCGGATCAGTTGTTGGAGATGCACCTGCGCCTGATTGGGGTATGAAGTCCGGATTCCAGGGAGGTATACTTGGCGATTTCCGGTTAAACAGGTCTTTTTATTTGCAGCCGTCATTAATGTTCTCCATGCAGGGCTTTAAGGATGAATATGAAAGCAATGGGAGTGCTAAAAGATTATTTTCATTGTATTATTTGCAGGTGCCGATCAATCTACAATATAAATTGGATCTGGGTGAACCAAAGCTGATATTCCAGGCTGGTCCGTATGCCGGCCTCGGTCTTTTTTCACGGCAGAGGTATTTCAAAAAAGACGTGTTACAGAAAATAGATGATAAATACAAAAAACTGGAAACAACGAGCAATAAAAAAAATGATGATTCCCGTCCGTCATTCGATTTTGGCGTTGGGGTCGGTGTGGGTGTACAACTCCTCAGGTTCCAATTAATGGCGGGGTATAATTTCGGGTTTACTGAAATTTCTTTCGATAAGGATGTCTACAGCAGGAAATATGATATAAAAATGAAAAATCATGGATTATTCATCACGCTGACCTGCCTTTTCGGCAAGGATGATGTTCTGCTTATCAACGATTAG
- a CDS encoding DUF3037 domain-containing protein, with the protein MPEEHLYEYAVIRFVPKIERKEFINVGIILFSKRTDFLKARYWVNENKLKAFSSDLDFDLLYAHLEVFDIICSSKKEGGTIALLDTAERFRWLTAVRSTSIQTSRPHPGFSKDLDQTFEALFKELVL; encoded by the coding sequence ATGCCCGAAGAGCATTTATATGAATATGCCGTAATTCGATTTGTTCCTAAAATTGAACGAAAAGAATTTATTAATGTAGGAATCATCTTGTTTTCAAAAAGAACAGATTTCCTTAAGGCACGTTATTGGGTGAATGAAAATAAGCTCAAAGCTTTTTCATCTGATCTGGATTTTGATTTATTATATGCCCATCTGGAGGTCTTCGACATCATATGTTCCTCAAAAAAAGAAGGAGGTACTATTGCTTTGCTGGATACTGCCGAACGTTTCAGGTGGCTGACGGCAGTGAGGAGTACTTCTATCCAAACATCGCGTCCTCATCCGGGTTTCTCAAAAGACCTGGATCAAACTTTTGAAGCACTGTTTAAGGAATTGGTTCTGTGA
- a CDS encoding SDR family oxidoreductase, with protein MQKIILITGASSGFGKVTASYLAGKGHIVFGTSRKKKENPDFQMLEMDVTRKDTIRSCIRTIIEQYGKIDVLINNAGVGVGGVLEYATEEEIDIQIRTNLIGVMNVCSEILPYFREQKGGVIINVSSLAGLMGIPYQGLYSVSKFGIEGYSEALSLEVNQFNIKVVIVEPGDFRTNFTSNRIISDSLLHDEAYRLSFENVLKVIEKEESNGLDPILFAKKINAIIHKKNPKFRYSIAKAGQKVSIYAKKILPARLFQKFLSIYYKVAVSS; from the coding sequence ATGCAAAAAATAATTCTTATTACAGGCGCATCTTCCGGTTTTGGAAAAGTAACTGCCTCATATCTGGCAGGGAAGGGGCATATTGTTTTCGGGACAAGCAGAAAAAAGAAGGAAAATCCTGATTTTCAAATGTTGGAAATGGATGTAACCCGGAAAGATACTATCCGTTCCTGTATTCGTACAATCATTGAACAGTATGGTAAAATAGATGTACTGATCAATAATGCAGGAGTTGGAGTGGGTGGTGTTCTCGAATATGCTACAGAAGAGGAAATTGATATCCAGATAAGAACTAACCTGATCGGTGTGATGAATGTTTGTTCAGAGATATTGCCGTATTTTAGGGAACAAAAGGGAGGCGTAATTATCAATGTCAGTTCATTAGCCGGCTTAATGGGCATTCCTTATCAGGGATTATATTCTGTATCCAAATTCGGTATAGAAGGGTATAGTGAAGCATTATCACTTGAAGTAAACCAGTTCAATATTAAAGTAGTAATAGTTGAACCGGGTGATTTCAGGACCAATTTTACATCCAACAGGATTATATCAGATTCATTGCTTCATGATGAAGCATATCGGTTATCTTTCGAGAATGTATTAAAAGTTATTGAAAAAGAGGAAAGTAATGGATTAGATCCGATTTTGTTCGCTAAAAAGATAAATGCGATCATACATAAGAAAAATCCAAAATTCAGGTATTCGATAGCGAAAGCCGGTCAGAAAGTATCTATTTATGCTAAAAAGATATTGCCGGCCAGATTATTTCAAAAATTTTTGAGTATTTATTATAAAGTAGCTGTATCATCATAG
- a CDS encoding ChbG/HpnK family deacetylase: MKNYSSKKAIICILLLCIISLSVFGQSTKPRLIVRSDDMGAFHSVNIACIEAYKNGIETTVEVMPVTSWFPEAAKLLRENPGIDVGVHLTITSEWENIKWRPLTDCSSLTDENNFFYPMMGPHPSYPGQSVKENNWKLSEVEQEFRAQIELALKNIPQISHLSGHMGAMRFDKDVVAMVQKLADEYHLSVIDRGESAIRYNVQFVGYEGSNKTGEKETSFIKMLDKLEAGKNYIFLDHPALDNDEMQTVGHVGYEWVAEDRQGVTDLFTNTKIKEVIRDKGIELTNYNELTKSLPRSSPEAENIHAKGIMKYLDAVKQNKQDLHSLMILRHGKVVVEYWFGEHAANKPHIMNSVSKTYTATAIGFAVAEGKLKVTDKVISFFPDKLPDHVSPYLKELEIHHLLTMSVGHDTDPTRSIRNESDTDWVQAFLSYPIEHKPGTVFVYNSLATYMLSAIIQKVTGEQLINYLYPRLFRPLGIIGVTWNESPQGINTGGWGLYIKTEDMAKLGQFYLQRGKWNGKQILPESWFDEATSSHIASLPAGVKRENLKIKPKDSDWLQGYGYQIWRCRNNAYRADGANGQYIIVIPEKDAVIVTTAHIGDMQAEINLIWKYLLPAFK; encoded by the coding sequence ATGAAAAATTATTCCTCGAAAAAAGCCATTATCTGTATACTGCTGCTCTGCATCATTTCCCTATCTGTTTTCGGACAATCAACTAAACCTAGGCTAATAGTCCGGTCTGATGACATGGGGGCATTTCATTCAGTCAACATTGCCTGTATTGAAGCCTATAAAAACGGTATCGAAACTACAGTAGAAGTTATGCCTGTTACCTCATGGTTTCCCGAAGCAGCCAAATTACTTCGTGAAAATCCGGGCATTGATGTGGGGGTACACTTAACCATTACCAGCGAATGGGAAAATATCAAATGGAGACCTTTGACAGACTGTTCAAGTCTGACTGATGAAAACAACTTTTTTTACCCGATGATGGGACCACACCCATCATATCCGGGGCAGTCTGTGAAGGAAAATAACTGGAAACTATCAGAAGTAGAACAAGAGTTCCGGGCACAAATAGAGCTGGCACTAAAAAATATACCTCAGATTAGCCATCTTTCGGGTCATATGGGGGCCATGCGTTTCGATAAAGATGTGGTAGCAATGGTCCAAAAGCTAGCTGACGAATATCATCTGAGTGTGATTGACAGGGGTGAATCAGCAATACGCTATAATGTACAGTTTGTCGGGTATGAAGGTTCCAATAAAACCGGAGAAAAAGAAACCAGTTTTATCAAAATGCTGGATAAGCTGGAAGCCGGAAAAAATTATATTTTCCTTGATCATCCTGCCCTTGACAATGACGAGATGCAAACTGTAGGGCATGTCGGATATGAATGGGTAGCCGAAGACAGGCAAGGGGTTACGGATCTTTTTACCAATACAAAAATAAAAGAGGTGATCCGTGATAAAGGAATTGAATTAACCAATTACAACGAACTGACCAAATCACTACCGAGAAGTTCTCCTGAAGCTGAGAATATACATGCCAAAGGTATCATGAAATATCTCGATGCTGTGAAACAAAACAAACAGGACTTGCATAGCCTGATGATCCTCAGGCACGGAAAGGTCGTTGTGGAATATTGGTTCGGCGAACATGCCGCCAATAAACCACATATCATGAACTCCGTAAGTAAGACATATACAGCTACGGCTATCGGCTTTGCTGTAGCAGAAGGAAAGTTAAAGGTCACTGATAAAGTCATATCTTTTTTCCCGGATAAACTACCGGATCATGTAAGTCCTTACCTGAAAGAACTGGAAATACACCATTTATTAACTATGTCTGTTGGTCATGATACAGACCCGACAAGATCAATCCGCAATGAAAGCGATACAGACTGGGTACAAGCCTTTCTCTCCTATCCTATCGAGCATAAACCGGGAACCGTTTTTGTATACAATAGCCTGGCGACCTATATGCTTTCGGCTATTATCCAAAAAGTAACCGGGGAACAACTCATAAATTACCTATATCCCCGTTTATTTCGTCCTTTAGGAATTATCGGCGTTACCTGGAATGAAAGCCCACAAGGCATAAACACCGGAGGATGGGGATTATATATAAAAACAGAAGATATGGCTAAACTGGGACAATTTTACCTGCAAAGAGGAAAATGGAACGGAAAACAAATACTACCTGAAAGTTGGTTTGATGAAGCGACCTCTTCCCACATTGCATCTCTTCCGGCAGGTGTAAAAAGAGAGAACCTGAAAATAAAACCAAAAGACAGTGATTGGCTGCAAGGATATGGTTATCAGATATGGAGGTGCCGTAATAACGCTTATCGTGCTGACGGAGCAAACGGGCAATACATCATTGTTATTCCTGAAAAAGATGCAGTAATTGTTACTACAGCCCATATTGGGGATATGCAGGCAGAGATCAACCTGATCTGGAAATACTTGTTGCCTGCATTTAAGTAA
- a CDS encoding aminotransferase class I and II, producing MDIRTVNVTRYIMPLREGGSLPALAEADDGFKYVTKFRGAGHGTKALIAELIGGEVARALGLHVPEIVFIYLDEAFGQTEGDEEIQDLLRASRGLNLGLHFLSGSLSYDPVVTTIDPELASRVVWLDAFLTNIDRTARNTNLLTWNRELWLIDHGASLYFHHSWVNWEKHSHSSFPLIKDHVLLPQAGMIEKINAEYRSVLTQDKIKEIVNLIPDNWLEWEGNNETPQELRDIYIRFLMERLNYSDIFVKEAQHARRAFI from the coding sequence ATGGACATTAGGACCGTTAATGTAACAAGATACATTATGCCTTTACGTGAAGGCGGTTCTTTGCCTGCGTTAGCAGAGGCAGATGACGGGTTCAAATATGTAACGAAATTCAGGGGAGCAGGTCATGGTACCAAAGCATTGATCGCCGAATTAATCGGAGGAGAGGTTGCCCGTGCTTTAGGATTGCACGTTCCGGAGATTGTTTTTATTTACCTTGATGAGGCTTTCGGGCAGACGGAAGGCGATGAAGAAATACAAGATCTTTTACGTGCCAGCAGAGGGCTTAATCTTGGATTACATTTTTTATCGGGATCGCTTTCGTACGATCCGGTGGTGACTACAATTGATCCTGAGTTGGCATCAAGGGTAGTCTGGTTGGATGCATTTCTTACCAATATTGACAGAACCGCCAGAAACACCAATTTACTTACCTGGAACCGGGAATTGTGGTTGATCGATCATGGTGCTTCTCTTTATTTCCATCATTCGTGGGTAAACTGGGAGAAGCATTCGCATAGTTCTTTCCCTCTGATCAAAGATCATGTTTTACTACCTCAGGCAGGAATGATAGAAAAAATCAATGCAGAATATAGAAGTGTATTGACTCAGGATAAAATAAAAGAAATTGTGAATTTAATCCCCGATAATTGGTTAGAATGGGAAGGGAATAATGAAACGCCTCAGGAATTAAGGGATATTTATATTCGCTTTCTGATGGAACGACTCAATTATTCCGATATATTTGTAAAAGAAGCGCAACATGCCCGAAGAGCATTTATATGA